The Gloeothece verrucosa PCC 7822 genome contains a region encoding:
- the cas2 gene encoding CRISPR-associated endonuclease Cas2, translating into MTNKTLYLVCYDIVQDSRRNRVSKLLEAYGCRVQKSVFEILAAKSQYDKLKHKLEKMLNLDEDQLRFYIIPEHSRSKTLILGIQPDFYVDDTAFII; encoded by the coding sequence ATGACGAACAAAACACTTTACCTAGTTTGTTACGACATTGTACAGGATAGCCGTCGGAATCGGGTGTCTAAGTTATTGGAAGCTTATGGTTGTCGTGTCCAAAAATCTGTTTTCGAGATTTTAGCCGCTAAATCCCAATACGACAAGTTAAAACACAAGCTGGAAAAAATGCTCAATTTAGACGAGGATCAACTACGTTTTTATATTATTCCTGAGCATTCCCGAAGCAAGACTCTTATTTTAGGCATTCAACCCGATTTTTACGTTGATGACACTGCCTTTATTATTTAA
- a CDS encoding toll/interleukin-1 receptor domain-containing protein, translating into MKVFISWSGKTSRQIAESFRELLPYMFERIQPFASFEDIKKGEQGIQKILQELENSKFGIICLTQESLNSPWLNFEAGALAKTRDSQLYTFLFGITRQDLNFSPLRDFQSTYYDKADVKQLMKTMNENYDSPLNETIFNNKFDDFWIKLSTKLDPIYESLKKNVTLILEEQELVITQEINDIKSIFSNLNLQTYLIEDIKNISLSSDLIIYVYSKSHQSKDKLQQIVDYIKTQTQQVKPSLIIYTLDNKRLEGDEWTMAKDYIFANFPQTLIERCKEVLK; encoded by the coding sequence ATGAAAGTCTTTATTAGTTGGTCAGGAAAAACCAGTCGTCAAATTGCTGAAAGTTTCAGAGAATTACTTCCTTATATGTTTGAAAGAATACAACCCTTTGCTTCATTTGAAGATATAAAAAAAGGAGAACAAGGAATTCAAAAAATTCTGCAAGAATTGGAAAATAGCAAATTTGGTATTATTTGCCTTACCCAAGAAAGTCTTAATTCTCCTTGGTTGAACTTTGAAGCAGGTGCATTAGCAAAAACCCGTGATAGTCAACTTTATACCTTTCTTTTTGGTATTACTCGCCAAGACTTAAATTTTAGTCCTCTGAGAGATTTTCAATCGACTTATTATGATAAAGCCGATGTTAAACAACTCATGAAAACCATGAATGAGAATTATGATTCTCCTCTTAATGAAACCATATTTAATAATAAATTTGATGATTTTTGGATAAAACTTTCAACTAAACTTGACCCAATTTATGAAAGCTTAAAGAAAAATGTCACCTTAATTCTTGAAGAACAAGAATTAGTTATTACCCAAGAAATTAATGACATAAAATCCATATTTTCTAATTTAAACTTACAAACTTATTTAATTGAAGATATTAAAAATATTTCCCTTTCTTCTGACTTAATTATCTATGTTTATAGTAAATCACATCAATCAAAAGATAAACTACAGCAAATAGTTGATTATATTAAAACTCAAACTCAACAAGTCAAACCCTCCTTAATTATTTATACTTTAGATAACAAAAGATTAGAAGGAGATGAATGGACAATGGCTAAAGATTACATATTTGCTAACTTTCCCCAAACTTTGATTGAGAGATGTAAAGAAGTATTAAAATAA
- the cas10 gene encoding type III-B CRISPR-associated protein Cas10/Cmr2, producing MCQSYWEAKIRGIIHPFNLTKIENLIGQNNENKGYWETLKVLLAQSTLDLNIITLAAEIANASDRTVLNSLSISLENNNDFKVSHLLSGDSLNLSLSYSNYQKLLTSAASQQPLSHSSSENTNTIELEEIKELYWWLWRCLPEIICQKLSNQDNFLLPASLILPDASIWSYASITSAIAGALVGYSPSQQQEKTSNQPQTPYLATFSFTPIQEIIKASRKMRDFWAGSWVLHYLSAKVCWKLAQIYGADCLIYPSLFQQPLIDHWLRNKWPNFSHWIDKPTEKAILTAGFPNVIVILLPSDKVPSAMQTARETVIQEWLVLGKKVFKELENRRWTRELSENSPTWQEWLRYQWQTYWTALPINNKVDPLTWQIKENSEAFQQWQDELNRICQLNEENKLFNLKEHQFIQAVAQEKPDLRVNIGSWWCYLFDQLRLTAGSVKNSRNWCIPSSFYPRSTISGLGSVVYPQPQDYRQRVTEGDTRQYWQEQGGLFDGNEQLNATEVLKRGLHRILPELLFNDPNKKIPYYYPDLSSGVAGWLKFYPDRESNFIKACEAVKAKFDWTYRKRHSNDKRKPLEFPAILPWGIPWIDEDSRRKDWPNPRLLNAGWLIDDFPLDTDESLQIQKDEAAKLRNCISKYFNQGNNPTDWYVIATGDGDGMSKWLKGDKLNNYADYMLLNQPISNNESINRAIQGISGIKKRMGPSTHNALSRALLDFSNRLVPYLTEERYAGRLIYSGGDDVLAYTNLWEWDNWLWDIRECFRGKEDPRGEFNHEGNYWKRKSDNSRPLFTMGKNATVSFGVVIAHHSVPLAIALENLWDAEKKAKNYQHQDKKKDAVQVRVLFGNGNKLQALAQFDLFYHWKQLIELKLTKSIEPSLFEIAAQLWEQHPAPCINAIKPWTIAFCERREGLQGEDKERFQNQLEDTLTAIYNNTPEPPDSEIKNWLKLAAFVLRNRNIKPIQGENNE from the coding sequence GTGTGTCAGTCTTATTGGGAAGCAAAAATTAGGGGAATTATTCACCCTTTTAATCTAACAAAAATCGAAAACTTAATAGGTCAAAATAATGAAAATAAAGGTTATTGGGAAACATTAAAAGTCCTTTTAGCTCAATCGACTCTTGACCTTAATATAATTACTTTAGCGGCAGAAATTGCTAATGCTAGTGACCGAACCGTTCTTAATTCTTTATCGATTTCCCTAGAAAACAATAATGATTTTAAGGTTTCTCATTTGCTTTCTGGAGACTCTCTAAACTTATCTTTATCTTATTCTAACTATCAAAAACTTTTAACCTCTGCTGCCTCTCAACAACCCTTGTCTCACTCTTCTTCGGAAAATACCAACACTATTGAACTTGAAGAAATAAAAGAACTCTATTGGTGGTTATGGCGTTGTTTACCAGAAATAATATGTCAAAAATTAAGTAATCAAGACAACTTTCTCCTTCCGGCTTCTCTAATTCTTCCTGATGCCTCCATTTGGAGTTATGCAAGTATTACCTCTGCAATCGCCGGTGCATTAGTTGGATATTCTCCCTCACAGCAGCAAGAAAAAACCTCAAATCAACCTCAAACTCCTTATCTTGCTACCTTTAGTTTTACTCCTATTCAAGAGATTATCAAAGCCAGCCGTAAAATGAGAGATTTTTGGGCTGGTTCATGGGTTTTACACTATTTATCTGCCAAAGTCTGCTGGAAATTGGCGCAAATCTACGGTGCAGACTGCCTAATTTATCCCAGTTTATTTCAACAACCTTTAATAGACCATTGGTTAAGGAATAAATGGCCAAATTTCAGCCATTGGATTGATAAACCGACAGAAAAAGCCATTTTAACCGCAGGATTTCCCAATGTTATAGTTATCTTATTGCCCTCCGATAAAGTGCCAAGTGCCATGCAAACGGCGCGAGAAACAGTGATTCAAGAATGGTTAGTATTAGGTAAAAAAGTCTTTAAAGAATTAGAAAATAGACGTTGGACGAGAGAATTAAGCGAAAACAGTCCAACATGGCAAGAATGGTTAAGATATCAATGGCAAACCTACTGGACTGCCTTACCCATTAATAATAAAGTTGACCCGCTTACTTGGCAAATTAAAGAAAATTCCGAGGCATTTCAACAGTGGCAGGATGAATTAAACAGAATTTGTCAGTTAAATGAGGAAAATAAACTATTTAATCTGAAAGAACATCAATTTATCCAAGCTGTTGCCCAAGAAAAGCCAGATTTAAGAGTTAATATAGGGTCATGGTGGTGTTATCTCTTTGACCAATTACGCTTAACCGCAGGAAGCGTTAAAAATAGCCGTAATTGGTGTATTCCTAGCTCATTTTATCCCCGTTCGACCATTTCGGGCCTAGGTTCTGTTGTTTATCCTCAACCGCAAGATTATCGCCAACGAGTAACGGAAGGGGATACCCGTCAATATTGGCAAGAACAAGGGGGATTATTCGATGGAAATGAGCAACTTAACGCAACTGAAGTATTAAAGCGAGGATTACACCGAATTTTACCAGAATTATTATTTAATGACCCTAATAAAAAAATTCCTTATTATTATCCTGATTTAAGTTCAGGGGTTGCAGGTTGGTTAAAATTTTATCCTGATAGAGAATCTAACTTTATTAAAGCGTGTGAGGCAGTTAAAGCAAAATTTGATTGGACTTATCGTAAAAGACATAGTAACGATAAACGAAAACCATTAGAATTTCCGGCTATATTACCTTGGGGTATCCCTTGGATAGATGAAGATAGCAGGCGAAAAGACTGGCCAAATCCGCGCTTACTCAATGCAGGATGGTTAATTGATGATTTTCCCTTAGATACAGACGAAAGCTTACAAATCCAAAAAGATGAAGCGGCAAAACTGCGAAACTGCATCAGTAAATATTTTAATCAAGGGAATAATCCCACTGATTGGTATGTTATCGCCACAGGAGACGGAGATGGCATGAGTAAATGGCTAAAAGGAGATAAACTTAACAATTATGCGGATTATATGTTGTTAAATCAGCCAATTTCAAATAATGAATCCATTAATAGGGCTATTCAAGGAATTTCTGGAATAAAGAAGCGTATGGGGCCATCTACCCATAATGCCCTGAGTCGTGCGCTATTAGACTTCTCCAATCGTCTTGTTCCCTATCTTACAGAAGAACGCTATGCAGGGCGCTTAATCTACAGTGGAGGAGATGACGTTCTTGCTTATACCAATCTTTGGGAATGGGATAACTGGTTATGGGATATAAGAGAGTGTTTTCGGGGAAAAGAAGACCCTAGAGGCGAATTTAATCATGAGGGTAACTACTGGAAGCGCAAAAGCGATAATTCTCGTCCTCTCTTTACAATGGGAAAAAATGCCACCGTTAGCTTTGGAGTCGTTATTGCTCATCATTCTGTTCCCCTTGCGATTGCTTTAGAAAACCTTTGGGATGCTGAGAAAAAAGCGAAAAATTACCAACATCAAGATAAGAAAAAAGATGCGGTGCAAGTACGAGTTTTATTCGGTAATGGGAATAAATTACAAGCACTCGCTCAATTTGATCTATTTTATCATTGGAAACAACTGATTGAACTTAAATTAACTAAATCCATAGAACCCAGTTTATTTGAAATAGCGGCGCAACTATGGGAACAACATCCCGCACCTTGTATTAACGCCATCAAACCTTGGACAATTGCTTTTTGTGAGCGTAGAGAAGGGTTACAAGGGGAAGATAAAGAACGTTTTCAAAATCAATTAGAAGATACCCTAACAGCAATTTATAATAACACTCCTGAACCTCCCGATAGTGAAATAAAAAACTGGTTAAAACTGGCTGCTTTTGTCTTACGAAATCGTAATATTAAACCAATACAAGGGGAAAATAATGAATAA
- a CDS encoding type III-B CRISPR module-associated Cmr3 family protein, giving the protein MNNLKWYRITPSDVFLFRDAKPFSPGARAWAGSIFPPPGQAIAGAIRDLIQSNITIKLTGAFLTYEDELYFPFPFSYNQEHLCKRENNTAVPIPVVPLNWDNHHPLYNLLKTDPNLPQPLVFESKHPFNDKLEGQYCAYLDYETILEYLKTSQISVEKWQKNRIKDNESPQPWKIETRPHNTITQGTRQVLEEDGYFVENTIRLQDGWSLAVGIKAKNEGENLKLTDNSQIIRLGGEGHRAILESCPQLGEQWQELEKISEGNQKKAGKKIAYLVTPGVFERRQRNNHPHCKPSPWEWTTAYPNNPNQEKGCLVSFATDKPLVISNRMRFGDNISTPAPQVYAAPAGSVYYLESDSEITLYQDSNASKQIQRWRDLGYSELLWISYQ; this is encoded by the coding sequence ATGAATAATTTAAAGTGGTATCGGATAACCCCCTCAGATGTTTTCTTATTTCGTGATGCAAAACCCTTTTCCCCTGGTGCAAGAGCATGGGCCGGTAGTATCTTCCCCCCTCCGGGACAGGCCATTGCAGGAGCAATTAGAGACTTAATTCAATCGAATATCACCATAAAGCTAACTGGAGCATTTCTTACTTACGAAGACGAGCTTTATTTTCCATTTCCCTTTAGTTATAACCAAGAACACCTCTGTAAGAGGGAAAATAATACTGCTGTTCCTATTCCTGTAGTTCCCCTCAATTGGGATAACCATCATCCCTTGTATAATCTCCTAAAAACTGACCCAAATCTGCCTCAACCGCTAGTTTTTGAGAGTAAACATCCCTTTAATGACAAGTTAGAAGGTCAATATTGTGCTTATTTAGATTATGAAACGATTTTAGAATATTTAAAAACAAGTCAAATTTCAGTCGAAAAATGGCAAAAAAATCGAATTAAAGACAATGAATCCCCTCAACCTTGGAAAATAGAAACCCGTCCCCATAACACCATAACCCAAGGTACTCGTCAAGTGTTAGAGGAAGATGGTTACTTTGTGGAAAATACTATTCGCCTACAGGATGGATGGAGTTTAGCAGTAGGAATTAAAGCAAAAAATGAAGGCGAAAATTTAAAATTAACGGATAATTCTCAAATTATACGCTTAGGTGGTGAAGGACATCGTGCGATTCTTGAAAGTTGTCCCCAGTTAGGAGAACAATGGCAAGAATTAGAAAAAATATCCGAAGGAAATCAGAAAAAAGCCGGTAAAAAAATTGCTTATTTAGTCACACCTGGGGTTTTTGAACGGAGACAACGCAATAATCATCCTCATTGTAAACCGTCCCCTTGGGAATGGACGACTGCTTATCCCAACAATCCTAATCAAGAGAAAGGATGCTTAGTCAGTTTCGCCACCGATAAACCGTTAGTTATTAGTAATCGAATGCGTTTTGGAGATAATATTAGCACTCCTGCGCCACAAGTTTATGCCGCACCTGCTGGTAGTGTTTATTACTTGGAATCTGACTCAGAGATTACCCTATATCAAGATAGTAACGCCTCTAAACAAATTCAACGTTGGCGAGATTTAGGTTACAGCGAATTACTGTGGATTTCTTATCAATAG
- the cmr4 gene encoding type III-B CRISPR module RAMP protein Cmr4 — MTQLNCVYLYLYSPLHTGGTTQEGNLVGIARESHTNLPYIPSSTIRGRLRASIEDKDLRVQLFGPELKDIAPPSNENLSNASEEVSNNSEADQTSNSNNLEQGDIWIGDGSLLWFPLASLSHGVVWITCPRLLQRWKRYYPSLADIPQAGYYTNLDTKNPIYLRDAVVKNGLNKWDKWDKFIPKGNVNTEIDSVLLLPNQHCATLIQMGLWRQVKIKLDEHKSVEGGFRYEEAIPSDTLMYFPWGLTAKVRDIDEIELENENGKKQKELHAKRIKLAQKSQIESPKDIEIVNKLFTKHLENKNQQILQIGGQESLGRGFVEQWIWNHKNTSEKTHSQPMEV; from the coding sequence ATGACTCAGTTAAATTGTGTTTACTTATATCTTTATTCTCCCCTTCATACAGGAGGAACAACTCAAGAAGGTAACTTAGTAGGAATTGCACGAGAATCCCATACTAATTTACCTTATATTCCCTCTAGCACTATTAGAGGACGTTTAAGAGCAAGTATTGAAGATAAAGACTTACGAGTTCAATTATTTGGGCCAGAATTAAAAGATATAGCGCCGCCATCTAACGAAAATTTATCTAATGCTTCCGAAGAAGTAAGTAACAATTCTGAAGCTGACCAAACATCAAATAGTAATAATTTAGAACAAGGAGATATTTGGATAGGAGATGGTTCACTATTATGGTTTCCTCTTGCTTCTTTAAGTCATGGTGTGGTTTGGATTACTTGTCCTCGATTATTGCAACGCTGGAAGCGCTATTATCCCTCACTTGCTGATATTCCTCAAGCTGGTTATTATACAAATTTGGATACAAAAAATCCTATTTATTTACGGGATGCCGTAGTCAAAAATGGTTTAAATAAGTGGGATAAGTGGGACAAGTTTATTCCCAAAGGTAACGTTAATACAGAGATTGATTCTGTTTTGCTTTTACCAAATCAGCATTGTGCTACTTTAATACAAATGGGATTATGGAGACAAGTAAAAATCAAATTAGATGAACATAAATCAGTAGAAGGCGGATTTCGTTACGAAGAAGCGATTCCTTCAGATACTTTGATGTATTTTCCTTGGGGATTAACAGCAAAAGTGAGAGATATTGACGAAATCGAACTTGAAAATGAAAATGGCAAGAAACAAAAAGAATTACACGCAAAACGAATTAAACTTGCTCAAAAATCTCAAATAGAGTCTCCAAAAGATATCGAGATTGTTAACAAACTTTTCACTAAACATCTAGAAAATAAAAATCAACAAATTCTACAAATAGGAGGCCAAGAAAGCTTAGGTAGAGGATTTGTTGAACAATGGATATGGAATCATAAAAATACTTCTGAGAAAACCCACTCGCAACCTATGGAGGTATAA
- the cmr6 gene encoding type III-B CRISPR module RAMP protein Cmr6, with the protein MKNDHKSTSKAFERPPNPKSAKSSQSSIPKKMNFSPILKDENLFPFLIDFQNLPDLPVDASFVEYLRWMRELKTEDSEQNKAENNATKLHLLQLAQDEKYVNYCKYLKRANQRIKNIVSLKEGKKIIVTCPWRIRVGGHRGPESILLPAFDALGIPFIPSSTLRGIARNQAIREVMKNNPDLSYQKAEQHETIIDHFGSLETKDKSKREGKVTFLDAYPVDDKSPSGGLSLDIANNVWKWGENNLPEYQPNPNLFLSLKQPTFLIGIIPNHYCEKKQLNKVEQWLLKGLASGVGSQINSGYGCLTKSGKYENDENKQNILVEVEFTLKGQLINSYKYYNNLSRPYKSEKNCIKRDKKKRPQTLDTSQPEVRPIAFKSMLRYWFRVIALGVLPKIRVKELEAFIFGGIEPKHRGLIQVQIHNSDDGNLLTQKNFGTQSGKLIILASYELSQDNYQLLTDFIEALTWLMFHLGGVGLGARRPLYERKRYNDQGNRVPPYWRGTDLKAENQDEFWKIPETIEEFKKRFHARLNDFYNNLSKIQNSYIQFMQKLQPSVNHENYKINSQCPLKVEKIKPRSWDEALDQNCRVIVCQGISNNSKNFALSLLHSENLNKKYLNSSGKNKYLCGDDGCPSPVLVTHLKNYEVVVIFGASKILEKPKNEGEKAKQINPRYQYFTEIKRQCEQVKILWDGLEFPS; encoded by the coding sequence ATGAAAAATGATCACAAATCTACTTCAAAAGCTTTTGAAAGACCTCCTAATCCAAAATCAGCCAAATCTTCCCAATCTTCAATCCCTAAAAAAATGAATTTTTCTCCAATATTAAAAGACGAAAATTTATTTCCTTTTCTGATAGATTTTCAAAATTTACCAGACTTGCCAGTTGATGCTAGTTTTGTAGAATATTTGCGCTGGATGAGAGAATTAAAAACCGAAGATTCAGAACAGAATAAAGCAGAGAATAATGCTACTAAATTACACTTGTTACAACTAGCACAAGACGAAAAATATGTCAATTATTGTAAATATTTAAAAAGAGCTAATCAGAGAATAAAAAATATTGTATCTCTTAAAGAAGGTAAAAAAATTATAGTAACTTGTCCTTGGCGAATTAGAGTAGGTGGACATCGAGGACCTGAAAGTATTTTATTACCTGCTTTTGATGCGTTGGGAATTCCTTTTATTCCATCTTCAACTTTGCGAGGAATTGCTAGAAATCAAGCGATTCGAGAGGTGATGAAAAATAATCCTGACTTATCATATCAAAAAGCAGAACAACATGAAACTATTATTGACCATTTTGGTTCTTTAGAGACTAAAGATAAAAGTAAACGTGAGGGAAAAGTTACGTTTTTAGATGCTTATCCTGTTGATGATAAGTCGCCATCGGGCGGATTAAGCTTAGATATTGCTAATAATGTTTGGAAATGGGGAGAAAATAATTTGCCAGAGTATCAACCAAATCCAAATTTATTCTTATCTTTAAAACAACCAACCTTTTTGATTGGAATAATCCCTAATCATTATTGTGAAAAAAAGCAACTAAATAAGGTTGAACAATGGTTACTAAAAGGATTAGCAAGTGGTGTAGGTTCTCAGATAAATTCTGGTTATGGATGTTTAACTAAAAGTGGTAAGTATGAAAATGATGAAAACAAACAAAACATTTTAGTCGAGGTTGAATTTACGTTAAAAGGTCAGCTTATTAATAGTTATAAATATTATAATAATTTATCAAGACCTTATAAAAGCGAAAAAAATTGCATTAAAAGAGATAAAAAAAAACGTCCTCAAACTTTAGATACCTCACAACCAGAAGTCAGACCAATTGCTTTTAAATCAATGTTACGTTATTGGTTTCGAGTCATTGCATTAGGAGTTTTGCCTAAAATACGAGTCAAAGAACTAGAAGCTTTTATTTTCGGAGGAATTGAACCTAAACATCGAGGATTAATTCAAGTGCAAATACATAATTCTGATGACGGAAATTTACTAACTCAGAAGAATTTTGGAACACAAAGCGGTAAACTGATTATCTTAGCATCTTATGAATTATCACAAGATAACTATCAATTATTAACTGATTTTATTGAAGCACTAACTTGGCTAATGTTTCATCTAGGAGGAGTTGGATTAGGTGCAAGAAGACCATTATATGAAAGAAAGCGTTATAATGATCAAGGAAACCGAGTTCCTCCTTATTGGCGTGGGACAGACTTAAAAGCTGAAAATCAAGATGAATTTTGGAAGATACCTGAAACTATTGAAGAATTTAAAAAACGATTTCATGCTCGTCTTAATGATTTTTATAATAATTTAAGTAAAATTCAAAATAGTTACATTCAATTCATGCAAAAGCTCCAACCATCAGTTAATCATGAGAATTACAAAATTAACAGTCAATGCCCTCTAAAAGTTGAAAAAATAAAACCGAGATCTTGGGACGAGGCTCTTGATCAAAATTGTCGAGTTATAGTCTGTCAAGGAATAAGTAATAACTCGAAAAATTTTGCTTTATCTTTATTGCACAGCGAAAACTTAAATAAAAAATATCTTAATTCTTCTGGAAAAAATAAATATTTATGTGGCGATGATGGTTGTCCATCTCCTGTGTTAGTTACTCATCTAAAAAACTATGAAGTTGTAGTAATTTTTGGAGCTTCTAAAATTTTAGAAAAACCTAAAAATGAAGGAGAAAAAGCCAAACAAATTAATCCTAGATATCAATATTTTACTGAGATTAAGCGACAATGTGAGCAGGTAAAAATACTTTGGGATGGTTTAGAATTCCCATCTTAA
- a CDS encoding response regulator receiver protein codes for MPSATCSILIVDPHAPSREVMKLYLSSVMKERQQRELTFFEAADGREAIALLITHKEIKVMISELNLTQLGSLEMIDIVLGKWGLQVGIFIVTGVSNHLIAEVAGDLYVYGVRGIFNKLQLDYYELSRRIEKYLEISSTPPARERGFYCEHRQYEKEDGTSSTYTYIKWMDDSGKQSNLCVGDLGNERDRIYDNLPGIRSKKKEEKR; via the coding sequence ATGCCCTCAGCCACCTGCTCAATTTTAATTGTCGATCCTCATGCCCCCAGTCGAGAGGTAATGAAATTGTACCTATCAAGCGTGATGAAGGAGAGGCAGCAAAGGGAACTGACATTTTTTGAAGCAGCAGACGGACGAGAAGCGATCGCTCTTTTAATAACCCATAAAGAAATCAAGGTAATGATTAGCGAACTGAACTTGACACAATTGGGCAGCCTGGAGATGATCGACATAGTATTGGGAAAGTGGGGATTACAAGTAGGGATATTCATCGTTACCGGAGTGTCCAATCATTTAATAGCAGAAGTAGCCGGTGATTTATATGTTTACGGTGTCAGGGGGATATTTAACAAGCTGCAATTGGATTATTATGAACTTTCCCGGCGCATCGAAAAATATTTAGAGATCAGCAGCACACCCCCGGCTAGGGAACGAGGGTTTTATTGCGAACATCGGCAATACGAAAAGGAAGACGGAACCAGCAGCACATATACCTATATCAAGTGGATGGACGATAGCGGAAAACAATCAAACTTATGTGTGGGAGATTTGGGTAATGAACGCGATCGAATCTACGACAACTTACCCGGAATACGCAGTAAGAAAAAAGAGGAAAAGAGATAG
- a CDS encoding helix-turn-helix domain-containing protein produces the protein MLTDAQIREIYQKTEETSVIKKTFVVLLKKSGVATGQIAEALGCSSQTIRNWVLPFDNGIDAEELPKKLRDGRKGGNHRKVDDLYIKRLKELLSTDPRTLGYSFNRWTQTALAKHLALETGIEVKQQCISRLIKKYYQNSAK, from the coding sequence ATGTTAACTGATGCACAAATTCGAGAAATTTATCAAAAAACGGAAGAAACTAGCGTAATTAAAAAAACTTTCGTGGTGCTGCTCAAAAAATCTGGGGTAGCTACCGGCCAAATAGCCGAAGCCCTTGGCTGTTCTTCCCAAACCATCAGAAATTGGGTGTTACCATTTGATAATGGGATAGATGCAGAGGAGCTACCCAAAAAATTAAGAGATGGCAGAAAAGGGGGCAATCATCGTAAAGTCGACGATTTGTACATCAAACGCCTCAAAGAACTTCTCTCAACTGATCCAAGAACATTGGGCTATAGTTTCAATCGCTGGACTCAAACGGCATTGGCCAAACATCTAGCCTTAGAAACGGGGATTGAAGTCAAGCAGCAGTGCATTAGCCGGCTGATCAAAAAATACTATCAGAACTCTGCCAAATAA
- a CDS encoding UPF0175 family protein yields the protein MAVKSIHIKVSSESVSQGEQAIRLEIALQLYEQNIFTFGQARRLANLSIWEFQQLLGQKNISRHYDEEDLAQDLTTKNKDCVVNGDESLFR from the coding sequence ATGGCTGTTAAATCTATTCATATTAAAGTTTCATCAGAATCCGTCAGCCAAGGTGAGCAAGCGATTCGCCTTGAAATTGCACTACAACTGTATGAGCAAAATATTTTCACCTTTGGGCAAGCTCGTCGTCTAGCTAATCTCTCAATTTGGGAATTCCAGCAACTTCTGGGGCAAAAAAACATTTCTCGGCATTATGATGAGGAAGATTTAGCTCAAGATCTTACTACTAAGAATAAAGATTGCGTAGTTAACGGCGATGAGAGCCTCTTCCGTTAG